Proteins from a genomic interval of Candidatus Hydrothermales bacterium:
- a CDS encoding SpoIID/LytB domain-containing protein: MIGILLILVLLSCAKSEIKKYSQVEKTEIKKIYKKKTQKTKEKKLKEPQLRVLIYEDENPIYISGTATFFAIDQYGRKYKFYANDILKFTREGNESIVYLNGKNLNITLPIVFYVKGEGYIKVQGKRFRGEIEIDPYLRVINRVKVEDYLKSVVPLEIGNLYLSSFEALKAQAVCARSYALRKYLEKEGDFFHLYSDTKDQVYGGKEKENEITNLAIEMTKGEVLVYKNEVVLALYHSTCGGKTANYDEVFPTIEPISYLKSVNCNFQGKNLCENSPYFRWKREFKRNEFIENLSINLTSLTGISFLPSDIIDFKILKSPTSERISELEIKTKRGKFNFKGFEIRKVVGRGNPLPSNFFDFKDEGDKFIILGRGFGHGVGLCQYGALSLAKKGVKYEHILKFYFKNTKIKKIY, encoded by the coding sequence TTGATAGGAATTTTATTAATTTTGGTTTTATTATCCTGCGCTAAGAGTGAAATAAAGAAATACTCGCAAGTAGAAAAAACCGAGATAAAAAAGATTTACAAGAAAAAAACTCAAAAGACTAAAGAAAAAAAATTAAAAGAACCCCAGTTGAGAGTTTTAATTTACGAGGATGAAAATCCTATATATATTTCAGGAACTGCCACCTTTTTTGCAATCGATCAATATGGAAGAAAATATAAATTTTATGCTAATGATATATTAAAATTTACAAGAGAAGGAAACGAATCCATCGTATATTTAAATGGAAAAAATCTTAACATCACTTTACCTATTGTTTTTTACGTTAAGGGAGAAGGCTATATCAAGGTTCAGGGAAAAAGATTTAGAGGTGAGATTGAAATTGATCCCTACTTAAGAGTTATAAACAGAGTGAAAGTTGAAGATTATCTAAAATCTGTTGTTCCACTTGAAATAGGAAATCTCTATCTCTCTAGTTTTGAAGCCCTAAAGGCGCAAGCAGTTTGCGCAAGAAGCTACGCCTTGAGAAAATACCTAGAAAAAGAAGGGGACTTTTTTCATCTTTACTCTGATACAAAGGATCAAGTTTATGGAGGTAAGGAAAAGGAAAACGAGATAACGAACCTTGCAATAGAAATGACAAAAGGTGAAGTGCTCGTTTATAAAAATGAAGTAGTTTTAGCATTATACCATTCAACATGCGGAGGGAAAACTGCTAATTATGATGAAGTATTTCCGACTATAGAACCTATAAGTTACTTAAAATCTGTTAATTGTAATTTTCAGGGTAAAAATCTCTGTGAAAACTCTCCTTACTTTAGGTGGAAAAGAGAGTTTAAGAGAAATGAATTTATCGAGAATCTCTCAATTAATTTAACTTCTTTAACTGGTATATCCTTTTTGCCTAGTGATATTATTGATTTTAAAATTTTAAAAAGTCCAACGTCTGAAAGAATTTCGGAATTAGAAATTAAAACAAAAAGAGGAAAATTTAACTTTAAAGGTTTTGAAATCCGAAAGGTAGTTGGAAGAGGCAACCCCTTACCTTCAAATTTTTTTGATTTTAAAGATGAAGGTGATAAGTTTATAATATTAGGCAGAGGGTTTGGGCATGGAGTAGGTCTTTGTCAGTATGGAGCTTTATCACTTGCAAAAAAAGGGGTAAAATATGAGCATATCCTCAAATTTTACTTTAAAAATACAAAAATTAAAAAGATTTATTAG
- a CDS encoding diguanylate cyclase — protein MSISSNFTLKIQKLKRFISERKLDSFLIFLSFLLLSSSLYTSKFEIAISPIVSILILFILIFFVILNFLNISFGLKEITLKLLIFSAFNFLSFLYKTYFNLLSFLFILIFFGSPFLILFFSFFPILITIEENVFYSFAFFLYSLFLFILLYREKRRNLLLKEEIEKVSSKLRLFEIEKVPSEKLIKELKKEVYPEKPVPLFKFALNHLKEVYSEIILPNSLAFLFYDPLAQGFRIETSYSKKKFFKNKGIIPLYSPLIKLATEKNERIYFPEFSGSGYDIGLYESNIKLGSICIVPIFSEGDLYGFIYADKEEIKGFSENDLKFLDFLSKETNLFLKFFILLKNENQLASRFRALFELAKDTAGKLRLKEVAEKIIYVSEILKKSDVICLLEKRSDEIRCIAINQEKDWIKTGSKFIHSEDSIISLLFKSGFPVFTGRIKSSIPVIGKINPDIKSILAFPIKIEGKARYALALFSRHLDYFDEKDKEIFEFLIQQAQISIEKALLFEKTLDLAIRDSLTGLYNHKTFQEKLLDSIKRNIPFSLILIDVDLFKKINDTYGHPFGDKVLMKIAEILKEETEKIGIPARYGGEEFALIIEGSKEYARYKGEEIRKRIEKEEFYTDEGERVYITVSMGIASFPLDTKERGSLIEKADRALYIAKRSGRNRVISWGQEEISP, from the coding sequence ATGAGCATATCCTCAAATTTTACTTTAAAAATACAAAAATTAAAAAGATTTATTAGTGAAAGAAAATTAGATTCTTTCTTAATTTTTCTATCATTTTTACTTCTTTCATCGTCTCTTTATACATCAAAGTTCGAAATCGCTATTTCTCCTATTGTTTCAATATTAATCCTTTTTATTTTGATTTTTTTTGTAATTTTAAACTTTTTAAATATCAGTTTTGGTTTAAAAGAAATAACTTTAAAACTTCTTATATTTTCTGCTTTTAATTTTCTCTCCTTTCTTTACAAAACATACTTTAACCTCCTTTCTTTTCTTTTTATTTTAATCTTTTTTGGTTCACCCTTTTTAATACTATTTTTTTCTTTTTTTCCAATTTTAATAACTATTGAAGAAAACGTTTTTTATTCTTTTGCCTTTTTTCTATATTCACTGTTTCTGTTTATTCTTTTATATCGAGAAAAAAGGAGAAACTTACTTTTAAAAGAAGAGATTGAGAAGGTTTCTTCAAAGTTAAGACTCTTTGAAATAGAAAAAGTCCCATCTGAGAAGCTTATAAAGGAACTAAAAAAAGAGGTTTATCCTGAAAAACCGGTTCCACTTTTCAAATTCGCCCTAAATCATTTAAAGGAGGTTTACAGTGAAATTATTCTTCCAAACTCTTTAGCCTTTTTGTTTTATGATCCGCTTGCACAGGGTTTTAGAATAGAAACTTCCTATTCAAAAAAGAAGTTTTTTAAAAACAAAGGAATAATACCCCTATATTCTCCACTTATAAAATTAGCGACAGAAAAAAATGAAAGAATTTATTTCCCTGAATTTTCTGGCTCTGGTTATGATATAGGTCTTTATGAATCTAACATAAAACTTGGATCTATTTGTATTGTTCCAATTTTTTCTGAGGGAGATCTTTACGGCTTTATTTATGCAGATAAAGAAGAAATAAAGGGATTTTCTGAAAATGATCTAAAATTTTTAGATTTTCTATCAAAAGAGACAAACCTTTTTTTAAAATTTTTCATTTTGTTAAAGAATGAAAACCAACTTGCATCAAGGTTTAGAGCCCTTTTTGAACTAGCAAAGGATACAGCAGGTAAATTGCGTTTAAAAGAGGTAGCAGAAAAAATAATATACGTTTCAGAAATTTTAAAGAAAAGTGATGTAATATGTCTTCTTGAAAAAAGATCGGATGAAATAAGATGTATCGCGATCAATCAGGAAAAAGATTGGATTAAAACAGGATCAAAATTTATTCACTCAGAAGACTCAATAATATCATTACTTTTCAAAAGCGGCTTCCCAGTTTTTACTGGAAGAATAAAAAGTTCTATTCCTGTTATAGGAAAGATAAATCCTGATATAAAATCAATACTAGCCTTTCCCATAAAGATTGAAGGAAAAGCAAGGTATGCTCTTGCTCTTTTTTCAAGACATTTAGACTATTTTGATGAAAAAGATAAAGAGATATTTGAGTTTTTAATCCAACAAGCACAGATTTCAATAGAAAAGGCTCTTTTATTTGAAAAAACTTTGGATCTCGCTATAAGAGACTCTTTAACAGGACTTTATAATCATAAAACTTTTCAAGAAAAGCTTTTAGACTCCATTAAGAGAAACATTCCTTTCAGTTTAATTTTAATAGATGTTGATCTATTTAAAAAAATAAATGATACCTATGGACATCCTTTTGGCGATAAAGTTCTTATGAAAATAGCTGAGATTTTAAAGGAAGAGACCGAAAAAATTGGGATACCCGCAAGGTATGGAGGAGAAGAGTTTGCGCTAATAATTGAGGGTTCGAAAGAATATGCAAGATATAAAGGAGAAGAAATAAGAAAAAGAATAGAAAAAGAAGAGTTTTACACTGATGAGGGAGAGAGAGTTTATATTACCGTAAGCATGGGTATTGCCTCTTTTCCTTTAGATACAAAGGAAAGAGGAAGTTTGATAGAAAAGGCAGATAGAGCACTTTACATAGCAAAAAGGAGCGGAAGAAACAGAGTAATTTCCTGGGGTCAAGAGGAAATTTCCCCTTAA
- the accC gene encoding acetyl-CoA carboxylase biotin carboxylase subunit — translation MKIKRILIANRGEIAVRIIYACKELGIESVAVYSEVDKDSLHVFLADQSICIGPAPSSQSYLNIPRIISAAEITGCDAIHPGYGFLSENAEFSEIVKSSGFIFIGPEPEHISKMGDKAMARKIMKEAGVPVIPGSDGIVESLDEALEIARDIGFPVILKASAGGGGKGMRVVRSEKDFEISFKTAQAEAQAAFGDGRLYIEKFIEKPRHIEVQVIGDGKGKVLTLFERECTIQRRHQKILEEAPSPSIDEKTREKLLEYARRGAEAIRYKSAGTLEFLMDENKNLYFIEMNTRIQVEHPVTEFITGIDLIKTQIELEEKGKLELNQSDIEKRGHAIEVRINAENPDKGFMPSPGVVKTLHFPGGPGVRVDSFIYAGYEVKPYYDSLIAKLIVYERTREAAIKRLKRALEETIIDGIHTTIPLHKKIVEDKDFIEGNFDTNFLERFLKR, via the coding sequence ATGAAAATAAAAAGAATACTGATTGCAAATAGGGGTGAAATTGCTGTTAGAATAATTTATGCTTGTAAAGAGCTAGGGATTGAGTCAGTTGCTGTTTATTCGGAGGTAGATAAGGATTCCTTGCATGTTTTTTTGGCGGATCAGTCAATTTGTATAGGGCCTGCTCCATCTTCACAGAGTTATTTAAATATTCCAAGGATTATATCAGCCGCTGAAATTACAGGATGTGATGCGATTCATCCAGGTTATGGCTTTTTGTCGGAAAATGCCGAGTTTTCAGAGATAGTTAAGTCATCTGGTTTTATTTTTATTGGTCCAGAACCTGAACATATTTCAAAGATGGGAGATAAGGCTATGGCAAGAAAGATAATGAAGGAAGCTGGAGTTCCTGTAATACCAGGTTCTGACGGTATTGTTGAAAGTTTAGATGAAGCCTTGGAGATAGCAAGAGACATTGGCTTTCCTGTGATCCTAAAAGCTAGTGCCGGAGGTGGTGGAAAAGGTATGAGAGTAGTAAGAAGTGAAAAGGATTTTGAGATAAGTTTTAAAACAGCACAAGCAGAAGCTCAAGCTGCTTTTGGAGATGGTAGACTCTATATCGAGAAATTTATAGAAAAACCGAGACACATTGAGGTGCAAGTAATAGGAGACGGAAAGGGCAAAGTACTGACACTATTTGAAAGAGAGTGCACTATACAAAGAAGACATCAAAAAATTTTAGAAGAGGCTCCGTCTCCCTCAATAGATGAAAAAACTAGAGAAAAGCTTTTGGAATATGCAAGAAGAGGAGCTGAAGCTATTAGGTACAAATCTGCCGGAACTTTAGAATTTCTTATGGACGAAAACAAAAATTTATATTTTATAGAAATGAATACAAGAATACAGGTTGAACATCCGGTTACAGAATTTATTACTGGGATTGATTTAATAAAAACACAAATAGAACTGGAAGAAAAGGGAAAATTAGAGCTAAATCAAAGTGATATAGAAAAAAGGGGGCATGCAATTGAGGTAAGGATAAATGCAGAAAATCCTGATAAGGGCTTTATGCCGTCTCCAGGAGTTGTAAAAACGCTACATTTTCCAGGAGGCCCTGGTGTGAGGGTAGATTCTTTTATATATGCCGGATATGAAGTTAAACCTTACTATGATTCTTTAATTGCAAAGTTAATTGTTTATGAGAGAACAAGGGAAGCAGCGATAAAAAGATTAAAAAGAGCACTTGAAGAGACAATTATTGATGGAATTCACACAACTATTCCACTTCACAAGAAAATTGTAGAGGATAAGGATTTTATCGAAGGTAATTTTGATACAAACTTTCTTGAAAGATTTCTTAAAAGATAA
- a CDS encoding S8 family peptidase: MIFLLISFLNSEIEGIIREKGYLNLWLKSNNITRISNILENQGARVRAISEWENFMSCYFPSFLLRFKELKKLISEYHVVNRGKKFYKQFKPSSFSPSDYGSSYEVIKFLKIDEVHKRGFIGQNVKISIFDTGFDLNHPALVHIREGKRVKFTYDFNSGDSMFLNANNLKYGIPKVRAIGYIGKTSLTGNKDTLFIFYNFLNERDNSKNLWRIYGNIFLNNNFSYRDRLTPLSPDTISLLPSAVYYKGKVYLAYKMILFPGSEAIAVSFLNKDLHKDSFKILTHAPFIFDLEIFIFNDKINIVYSDTLSIKIIDLNRNVLFSRNVKAFSLKVNEKNNLIFVLYEMGILRPISGLMILDTLYRVIKDTILSPGQPHFIRFKEDTTQVLLVSGSKRDTLYELKFDSYFNLYTKKIIDAGFFIKSPVYFQNKIYYTKNGFIYHYYRGTIDSILEYFVDDLNCFNNFTVFRRRGDKKVNLDPLTDFTDPLSGAYHGTRMLGLIGGYTPGELIGTAPGAEFLLFKTERTKTVEGYNFENIVEEDFWVEALELSHRLGANIVSSSLGYSDWYEKKDMNGKTAISSRAASKALSKGILVFTAAGNVSHKDTTKADTTIVAPGDADSVITVGGVKLDGKIWNGSAFGPTSDGRIKPDVVAPYTSVTLYKEITQTGDSIYSYSQAQGTSVSTALMAGFAASILSAHPSWDARKLYLSIIMSSSKYLSPDNIYGYGIPDALKALNFEETELPQREGEKSRIISVYPNPTKGDILNIDYIINESLTPVSIKIFTPSGKKVYEKSTFLPLGRYKEVINLKLDVKEKIFPGFYIITFETSESKDYIKLIVER; encoded by the coding sequence ATGATTTTTCTTCTAATTTCTTTTTTAAACTCAGAAATTGAGGGAATAATCAGGGAAAAAGGTTATCTCAACTTATGGTTAAAGTCAAATAATATAACAAGAATCTCTAATATACTCGAAAATCAGGGAGCTAGGGTAAGAGCCATCTCCGAATGGGAAAACTTTATGTCCTGCTACTTCCCGTCTTTCCTTTTAAGATTTAAAGAACTTAAAAAATTAATAAGTGAGTACCATGTTGTTAACAGAGGTAAAAAATTTTACAAGCAATTTAAACCCTCTTCTTTTTCGCCGTCAGATTACGGAAGCTCCTATGAAGTTATAAAATTTTTAAAAATCGATGAGGTTCATAAAAGAGGCTTTATAGGTCAGAATGTAAAGATTTCAATATTTGATACTGGTTTTGATCTCAATCATCCTGCCTTAGTTCACATAAGGGAAGGAAAGAGAGTAAAGTTTACTTATGACTTTAACAGTGGAGATTCAATGTTCCTTAATGCTAATAACTTAAAATATGGGATTCCAAAGGTAAGGGCAATTGGTTATATAGGCAAAACCTCTCTAACAGGTAACAAAGATACACTATTTATTTTTTATAACTTTTTAAATGAGAGAGATAATAGCAAAAATCTCTGGAGAATATACGGAAATATTTTTTTAAACAATAACTTTTCATATAGAGACAGATTAACTCCTTTAAGCCCTGATACTATCTCTCTTTTGCCCTCTGCAGTTTATTACAAAGGAAAAGTTTACTTGGCCTATAAGATGATCTTATTTCCCGGTAGTGAGGCTATTGCTGTTTCATTTTTAAATAAAGATCTCCACAAAGATTCTTTTAAAATTTTAACTCACGCTCCCTTTATCTTTGATCTTGAAATTTTTATTTTTAATGACAAAATAAACATAGTATATTCTGATACTTTATCTATCAAAATAATAGACTTAAATAGGAACGTGTTATTTTCTCGCAATGTAAAAGCCTTTTCTTTAAAAGTAAATGAGAAGAATAATTTAATTTTTGTTTTATATGAAATGGGGATCTTAAGACCCATATCAGGACTTATGATTCTAGATACACTCTATAGGGTTATAAAAGATACGATCCTCTCACCCGGTCAACCTCATTTTATTAGATTCAAAGAGGATACAACACAAGTTCTCCTTGTATCTGGGAGTAAAAGAGACACTCTCTACGAATTAAAGTTTGATAGTTACTTTAATCTTTATACAAAAAAAATCATAGATGCAGGTTTTTTTATAAAAAGTCCAGTTTACTTTCAGAATAAAATTTACTATACGAAAAATGGCTTTATTTATCACTATTATAGAGGAACCATAGATTCTATTCTTGAGTACTTTGTTGATGATCTAAACTGTTTCAATAATTTTACGGTTTTTAGAAGAAGGGGAGATAAAAAAGTTAACCTTGATCCATTAACTGACTTTACAGATCCCCTTTCAGGTGCCTATCATGGAACGAGAATGCTCGGACTAATAGGTGGCTATACTCCCGGTGAACTTATAGGAACAGCACCTGGTGCTGAATTTTTGCTTTTTAAAACAGAAAGAACAAAAACTGTTGAAGGCTATAACTTTGAAAATATAGTTGAGGAGGACTTTTGGGTTGAAGCCCTTGAACTCTCCCATAGATTAGGTGCAAATATTGTTTCCTCATCTTTGGGTTATTCTGATTGGTACGAAAAGAAAGATATGAATGGAAAAACTGCTATTTCTTCGAGGGCTGCTTCTAAGGCTCTTTCTAAGGGAATTTTAGTCTTTACTGCGGCTGGAAATGTATCTCACAAGGACACAACAAAAGCTGACACGACTATTGTAGCACCTGGCGATGCTGACTCTGTTATAACTGTTGGTGGAGTAAAGCTTGACGGTAAAATATGGAATGGTTCAGCCTTTGGTCCAACTTCAGATGGGAGAATAAAACCTGATGTGGTTGCTCCTTATACATCAGTTACTTTATATAAGGAAATAACCCAAACAGGAGATTCTATTTATTCATACTCTCAAGCCCAAGGAACTTCAGTCTCAACTGCACTTATGGCTGGCTTTGCTGCTTCTATTCTTTCAGCTCATCCCAGTTGGGACGCAAGAAAATTATATCTTTCTATAATAATGTCCTCTTCAAAGTACCTTTCTCCTGATAACATTTATGGATACGGTATCCCAGATGCACTTAAAGCTTTAAATTTTGAAGAAACTGAGTTACCCCAAAGAGAAGGAGAAAAGTCTAGAATAATTTCTGTTTATCCAAATCCAACAAAAGGTGATATTTTAAATATTGATTATATTATTAACGAGAGTTTAACTCCTGTTTCTATAAAAATTTTTACTCCTTCAGGAAAAAAGGTTTATGAAAAAAGTACTTTTTTGCCCTTAGGTAGATATAAGGAAGTTATTAACTTAAAATTAGATGTTAAGGAAAAAATTTTTCCTGGTTTTTACATAATAACTTTTGAAACATCAGAATCAAAAGATTACATTAAATTAATTGTGGAGAGATGA
- a CDS encoding SpoIIE family protein phosphatase, with amino-acid sequence MSFKIKISILFSLIFIFFSYLIYDFLTKRGESYIIAELNKRGNSLATSLAMVAKEPLIDENLAELSRLTYSLQKEESLIFVYIVDKYNKIKGSPDYEEVNKNIEDILRIHKAKQNFFLFEKEVSMGKVNIGKVYLALSAEILEKAKKDFRKVASIIFFLFLFLGLISIFLFSYISLRPLNYIIHALKRIGEGDLEKEIKYPSKDEFGKIVKVAEEMRVKLIEYRKNLIEKERLKRDAELAREIQKMLLPEKLPNLREYEISYYYEPAFYVGGDYVDVLKTITHTLCVIGDVSGKGASSSLIMALTKAFIYSNYKTSRSPLAFAANIHSFLKDKMPDDMFLTLFLLYLEDNGNYIYSSCGHNPPLLYTSSTGLVKKFKTNGVPIGFSFVSQEEYPSMVQKGQGKLEKDDIFFLYTDGLNDIKNEKGEILGEDGIFNLFDEIVKKGKSAEEIKIKMVEKVKEFMGKSEPEDDITFLIIRKK; translated from the coding sequence ATGAGTTTTAAAATTAAAATAAGTATTCTTTTTTCCCTAATTTTCATTTTTTTCTCTTATCTAATTTATGATTTTTTAACTAAGAGGGGAGAAAGTTATATTATTGCTGAGTTAAATAAAAGGGGTAATTCCTTAGCAACCTCCTTAGCAATGGTTGCAAAGGAGCCTTTAATTGATGAAAATCTTGCTGAACTTAGCCGTTTAACCTATTCACTTCAAAAAGAAGAATCTCTTATTTTTGTCTATATTGTTGATAAGTATAACAAAATTAAAGGCTCACCTGATTATGAAGAAGTAAATAAAAATATAGAGGACATTTTAAGAATTCATAAGGCAAAACAAAATTTTTTTCTTTTTGAAAAGGAAGTTTCTATGGGAAAAGTGAATATAGGAAAAGTTTACTTAGCTCTTTCAGCTGAAATACTTGAGAAAGCAAAAAAGGACTTTAGAAAAGTGGCGTCCATAATTTTTTTCCTATTTCTTTTTTTAGGTTTAATATCAATCTTTCTTTTTTCCTATATCTCGCTAAGACCACTTAACTATATTATTCATGCTCTCAAAAGAATCGGTGAGGGAGACTTAGAGAAAGAAATAAAGTATCCTTCAAAAGATGAGTTTGGTAAAATAGTCAAGGTGGCTGAAGAGATGAGAGTTAAGCTTATAGAGTACAGAAAAAATTTGATAGAAAAAGAAAGACTAAAAAGAGATGCAGAGCTTGCAAGAGAAATTCAAAAGATGCTTCTACCAGAGAAATTACCTAATTTAAGAGAATATGAAATTTCCTACTATTACGAGCCAGCATTCTACGTAGGTGGCGATTACGTTGATGTTTTAAAGACTATTACTCATACTCTCTGTGTAATAGGAGACGTTTCAGGAAAAGGAGCTTCTTCATCTCTTATTATGGCCTTAACAAAGGCTTTTATATACTCAAACTATAAAACTTCAAGAAGTCCCTTAGCCTTCGCTGCAAATATTCACTCCTTCCTAAAAGACAAAATGCCAGATGATATGTTCTTAACTCTTTTTTTACTATATCTAGAAGACAACGGAAACTATATCTACTCTTCCTGTGGACACAACCCCCCGCTGCTATACACCTCAAGTACAGGTCTTGTTAAAAAATTCAAAACAAATGGAGTTCCAATTGGTTTTTCTTTTGTTTCACAAGAAGAATACCCTAGTATGGTGCAAAAGGGCCAAGGCAAATTGGAAAAAGACGATATTTTCTTTCTTTATACAGATGGACTTAATGATATCAAAAATGAAAAGGGTGAAATACTAGGTGAAGATGGTATCTTCAATTTATTTGATGAAATTGTTAAAAAAGGAAAGAGTGCAGAGGAAATTAAGATTAAAATGGTTGAGAAAGTTAAAGAGTTTATGGGTAAATCAGAACCTGAAGATGATATAACTTTTTTGATTATAAGAAAGAAATGA
- a CDS encoding STAS domain-containing protein — protein MKLFEAKVFKKDDVIYINLRGKIDTRTVNDFKEVLENVKSKSEGTIVINYKDVDYVSSAGYGALLRFCVYSKKENKNVIVTGMKPEIKNIFDIMELYRFIEYKEDLSIPEFPEEVEIEKKKEPSFKLEKWLEEKVVENPLLEPEELFKMYEKIDKNISLEKFKSLLREKKLLTREDRLIFAYMKLKEKLLK, from the coding sequence ATGAAGCTTTTTGAAGCTAAAGTTTTTAAAAAAGATGATGTTATATATATAAATTTAAGGGGAAAAATAGATACAAGAACAGTAAATGATTTTAAAGAAGTATTAGAAAATGTGAAAAGTAAGTCAGAGGGCACAATAGTTATTAATTACAAAGATGTTGATTATGTTTCAAGTGCAGGCTATGGTGCTCTTTTGAGGTTTTGTGTTTATTCAAAAAAAGAAAATAAAAATGTAATAGTAACAGGTATGAAACCCGAAATAAAAAATATATTTGATATAATGGAACTTTATAGGTTTATTGAATATAAAGAAGACCTATCGATACCTGAGTTTCCAGAAGAGGTAGAGATAGAAAAGAAAAAAGAACCTTCATTCAAGCTAGAGAAATGGCTGGAAGAAAAAGTTGTCGAGAATCCCTTACTTGAACCAGAAGAACTTTTTAAAATGTATGAAAAAATAGATAAAAATATTTCTCTGGAGAAGTTTAAGAGCTTACTAAGAGAAAAGAAACTTTTAACAAGAGAAGATAGATTGATCTTTGCTTACATGAAATTAAAGGAAAAACTCTTAAAATGA
- a CDS encoding NTPase, giving the protein MKILITGKPRAGKTTLIKRIYEELKGKVAINGFFTSEIKEKNERKGFFIENLEGKRKIFAHIDFKTNFKVGRYGVDISSLEEIGVPEIIKAIENKTLLLIDEIGKMELFSEKFKSAVEKALDSQINIIATISISPHPFIKKIKERKDVKIYEITEEKREYIFNKLKDLCLKELIKSDYRGEGI; this is encoded by the coding sequence ATGAAAATCCTTATTACGGGAAAGCCAAGAGCTGGAAAAACTACTTTGATAAAAAGGATATATGAAGAACTTAAGGGTAAAGTAGCTATAAATGGTTTTTTCACCTCTGAAATAAAAGAAAAAAATGAAAGAAAGGGTTTTTTTATAGAAAATCTTGAAGGTAAAAGAAAAATTTTTGCTCACATAGATTTTAAAACAAACTTTAAAGTGGGTAGATACGGTGTAGATATAAGCTCTCTCGAGGAGATAGGAGTTCCAGAAATTATAAAAGCTATAGAAAATAAAACTTTACTTTTAATTGATGAAATAGGAAAAATGGAACTTTTTTCAGAAAAATTTAAGAGCGCTGTTGAAAAAGCCCTTGACTCTCAAATAAATATAATTGCCACTATCTCTATATCACCTCACCCCTTTATTAAAAAAATAAAAGAAAGAAAAGATGTGAAAATTTATGAAATAACTGAGGAAAAAAGAGAATATATTTTCAATAAACTTAAAGATCTTTGTTTAAAAGAACTAATAAAAAGTGACTATCGGGGAGAGGGGATTTGA